The sequence atgaaaatgtaGCTTGTACCCTGACTCTGGAACGGCGTTGCATGACGATCGCTGCAGCAAGATTCGTTTCAAGGTCTGGGCCTTGGGGGAACAACTCAGCATAGCACTTTGCCATTGCGAGTCTGGCTGACGGTGGACAAATGAGCAGAAACATTTTACTCACCAACTCGTTAACTGTTAGTTAGTGGTTGGATACATATGTAGCGTCGAGGGAGGGCGTCCATTGAGCGGTGCCTCACGACAGGCAGTCCAGCCAGTCGCCGGCAGAGAGCCGACGGCTGATGGCCGAGGTCAGCGGCAATACCGTCCATTCTTGGGCCACGGTCGCCGTTTGCTCGCTTTCGGAAAATATCAGCGCTCGTCGCCAGAGAGCGGATTGCAGGGTCAAGATCACGGTTGTTTTAAGGCGAGACCCAGGGGCTCACGGCCAATCACACTGCGGATTCTGTAACAAGCTAGGGCGTGGTTGAGTTTCGGAACCGCCCAACTTGGCCTAACAAAGCTATTCTTATCGCCAGGGCTCCTATATTCCCACCACCCACCGGCGAGGCTCCTCCAGCGATCCTAAGGGAGGTGACATCTGAGCATTcgttctctcttctcttgttgtcaCTCATCTATCCGACGCATCCTATCCTACACTGCTAGGGTTGAGCTGAGAGCTGGCCTGAGGTGCTGAAACTCTGTGGAACAGCCCTCGCtcgtcttctttttgcccCCGAGGACTCTTGTCTCATCCAAGGTTCACATGAAACACGATCGCGCTCCGACCTCAGCAAGTTCCCCAGTTTTTACGTTGTGAAGTATAaaaattataaaaaaaaaatatataattaattaaaaaacgaagaaaaaagaaaaaagcgcGCGTTGCCCCGCCGGGTTCTTTTGCCTTTCGTTTCTCGTCAGACGGATTTGTTTCGTACAAAGTCCAAGTAGGTCTCGGCAAGAAAGCGGCCGTTCGCCTTTCGACCTTTTAGTAAGGACAAGAGGCACATCCGAGTGTTCTGAATTTCTCGAGAGTCCTTCTCACCTGTAAGCTCTTCCATGTATCTGCCGTTTTTGTCATGAAAGCAACCACAGCTAAGGTGTTATGTCTAAAAACAGCTCCTTCAAACATTTCTTCTCCATCAAATGACAAAATGAAAGTATTTCGTTCGAGATTCCAATCTCTCTGAAACTCCAGGAGCCAACAATTGCCCTATAATCCCCCATTTCCTTGTCTGCCATTCCGGTCAGATCGAAACGTTCGTTCGTAGCGTCATCTTCATGATGCTAGGAACTCAAAACCCCTACACTGCCGTTCTGCCTTCCATACCATCAGCAATCTCGAGTACATATATGACCCTGCCGGGTAAAGGCCAAGCTGGCTCAATGTTGAATCGGGAAGGTGTGTTCTCCAGCCCAACGGAGTCTGAATTCTCCGAAGGCTGTGATGGATTCGACTCGGTTCGGTACGACGCCATGCCCTCGTTCTGTGACCATACTCCCTTTTGACAATCGACTGATATACGTTCACGTAGGTTGTGGGACGAGAAAAAGGTAGCCGACTGGCTGCATAGCATACGCTGCGGACAGTATGAGGCTATATTCAAAGGTACTTGCCTAGATAAGATGCCTCTATTATACGAATTTGTGCCGCTGACAGTGCAAATGACTTTAATAGCGAATCACTTCAATGGCGATAACCTTTTAGACTGTGATCAGAAAATATTGCAGGAGATGGGAATTAAGAAGGTTGGCGATCGGGTCCGCATCTCTGTAGCCGTTAAGCAACTAAGGACCAAAAGTGTTTCGAGccgaaaaaagaaaaatagagTGAGTTGGTATTGCCAGATCAGCAATTCTTGTATATATATGCTGACGGATTAAGGACTCTTTTGTTGCCTTGGATTCGTCGAGATTCACCCCTCCCTCTGCCGAATCGCCACGCCCCTCTACGGCCCGTCAACAACCGTCCAACAGCCGCCAATGGCCTCGTCATGAAAACGGTAAAGGCTCGCCGAGAGCCGCATCGCCTCTCACTGAGCATGATCGGGGATTGCGGCCTTACCGATACGCTGGCGCAAGCCCCGTCGAAAGTGCTCGTCGAGAACAAGGCGGAAGCTACTTCTCCCGCCCCTCAGATCCTTCACAGAGCTCAAGGGCAGCTGCGCACATGAGACAAGCCCCAAGTATCGATGGACTTACCATGGGCGCTTTACCTCCAAACTCTCCGGTCATTAGAGTCATATACACTGGTGGACAGACAAAAGTACTTAATGTAAAACATTGCAAGACCGCGGAGGAGGTGATGTTGGCCGTCCTCAGGAAGCTGCTGCTACCCGAGAGCCACTTCAGAAATTATTGCTTTTATGTTCTAGACGGTTTGGATCCAGATCCAGCAAACTGCAGGCGAATATCAGATTCGGAGTTGCTCCAGATATGTGACGGGTCTGGTCGATCCGAGCGCGGACGTTTAATACTAAGGAAGCTCCATGCTGGCGAGCCTGAGGCTGAGGAGCTTCAGCGCGCTGCTCAACTTGCAATGGATGAGAACCAAGTAGCCCACATGAATGCGCTCAGCACTACCAACGTGAGGAACCAGATTAAGCTTCAAAAACTAACCGGTGAACCATGGCATAACATACGGCAGCCGCGGTCACCGTTAACAGCCACCGATCGCCACAGGGACGATTATCCAAAGATAGCTACAGCCAAAGCCGGTGATCGTCAGCAGAGCACGAAATTACGGTCCTTCTTCGGTGCTCGCCCGCCAAGTGAAATGATTATTCACGAATTAACGTCTTATTTCCCAAGTCACCAGAAGGAAGATATCGAAAAGACAATGCGCCTATCAGTGAG is a genomic window of Coccidioides posadasii str. Silveira chromosome 3, complete sequence containing:
- the STE11 gene encoding ATP binding (EggNog:ENOG410PG4H~COG:T~BUSCO:1342at33183): MMLGTQNPYTAVLPSIPSAISSTYMTLPGKGQAGSMLNREGVFSSPTESEFSEGCDGFDSVRLWDEKKVADWLHSIRCGQYEAIFKANHFNGDNLLDCDQKILQEMGIKKVGDRVRISVAVKQLRTKSVSSRKKKNRDSFVALDSSRFTPPSAESPRPSTARQQPSNSRQWPRHENGKGSPRAASPLTEHDRGLRPYRYAGASPVESARREQGGSYFSRPSDPSQSSRAAAHMRQAPSIDGLTMGALPPNSPVIRVIYTGGQTKVLNVKHCKTAEEVMLAVLRKLLLPESHFRNYCFYVLDGLDPDPANCRRISDSELLQICDGSGRSERGRLILRKLHAGEPEAEELQRAAQLAMDENQVAHMNALSTTNVRNQIKLQKLTGEPWHNIRQPRSPLTATDRHRDDYPKIATAKAGDRQQSTKLRSFFGARPPSEMIIHELTSYFPSHQKEDIEKTMRLSVRRSQRLSRAASRLSVVSNISLASSLKDAPPIPSIADTWLTGAGQQPTRGSRPLSVSRFNLPQASFRDSIASSNLQPLQEESPVEPNRKSYVSFDSASEIAGGESRQGFLDESICLNAPDTGGSLNERLSIIVAEDGEEDDDGLADFLAGNNFSNKNWMKGSLIGEGSFGSVFLALHAITGELMAVKQVELPSATKGTEFDNKKTTMVNALKHEISLLQGLQHPNIVQYLGTSTDDQYLNIFLEYVPGGSIATMLKQYNTFQEPLIRNFVRQILTGLSYLHSRDIIHRDIKGANVLVDNKGQIKISDFGISKRVEASNMLSAGGSARHLHRPSLQGSVYWMAPEVVRQTAHTKKADIWSLGCLVVEMFIGAHPFPDCSQLQAIFAIGNNKARPPPPENASKEATAFLDMTFEIDHEKRPSADDLLNDPFLETMIG